The following are encoded in a window of Manihot esculenta cultivar AM560-2 chromosome 8, M.esculenta_v8, whole genome shotgun sequence genomic DNA:
- the LOC110621392 gene encoding cysteine proteinase inhibitor A, translating to MVMDRVSALLLSVLVLGCGYCFDLGHGRQLNLLRMRIPGDPSDCKGFQNSVEIESLARFAVQEHNKKQNALLEFVRVLKVKEQVVAGKLYYLTLEAIDVGHKKWYEAKVWVKPWTNFKQLEEFKHAESDLSFTPSDLGVIQGN from the exons ATGGTGATGGATAGGGTTTCCGCATTATTGTTGAGTGTCTTGGTTCTGGGTTGTGGGTATTGTTTTGATTTGGGTCATGGCAGACAGTTGAATTTACTAAGGATGAGGATTCCTGGAGACCCTAGCGATTGCAAGGGCTTTCAAAACAGCGTGGAGATTGAAAGCCTCGCGAGATTTGCTGTTCAAGAACACAATAAGAaacag AATGCTCTTCTTGAGTTTGTGAGGGTGCTGAAGGTCAAAGAACAAGTAGTTGCTGGTAAGTTATACTATCTTACTCTGGAAGCAATTGATGTTGGTCATAAGAAGTGGTATGAAGCTAAAGTATGGGTGAAGCCATGGACGAACTTCAAACAGTTGGAGGAATTCAAACATGCTGAAAGTGATCTTTCCTTTACACCTTCAGACCTTGGTGTGATACAAG